From Candidatus Hoaglandella endobia, a single genomic window includes:
- the recJ gene encoding single-stranded-DNA-specific exonuclease RecJ: MKIKTELRRRPLRDITVLAQADCPPLLKRLYAQRGVKSVGELERSLHGLLAYQNLLGIEQAVNLLINALVDQRKFLVVGDFDVDGATSTALTVLALRQLGAQAVDFLVPNRFEDGYGLSPRLVDQAIRRGAQLIITVDNGISSYAGVALAHENGIPVLITDHHLPGDTLPAADAIVNPNLSGCTFASKALAGVGVAFYLMLALRARLSTQGWFEQQGISSPKLAELLDLVALGTVADLVPLDTNNRILVYQGLNRIRAGSCRPGICALAEVANRDRISLCTSDLSFSLVPRLNAAGRLNDMSLGVTLLLTDNLPQARILAAKLNALNQIRREIEQVMEREAMVLCQDMVRIQSPMPFGLAIYHAEWHQGVVGILASRIKERFHRPVIAFAKAGDGILKGSGRSVTGLHIRDLLESLAKLHPGLILQFGGHAMAAGLMIEQSKFELFRQHFVELINEWLDPTLLKSVIWSDGELTSQELSIATAKLLQAGGPWGQGFPDPLFDGRFYVLYQRLVGKKHLKLRLKPLTGGPMLDGIAFNIDPSLWPDHNIHTIEVVYRIEVNKFRSNYNLQLVIQHLWPL; this comes from the coding sequence GTGAAGATAAAAACTGAACTACGCCGGCGTCCACTGAGAGATATCACAGTATTAGCGCAAGCGGATTGTCCACCACTACTAAAACGGCTTTACGCACAGCGCGGCGTTAAAAGTGTCGGCGAATTGGAACGCAGCTTGCACGGTTTACTAGCCTACCAAAACTTACTCGGTATCGAGCAGGCAGTTAATCTCCTAATAAATGCGTTAGTGGACCAGCGTAAGTTTTTAGTTGTCGGTGATTTTGACGTAGACGGTGCTACTAGCACTGCTCTGACAGTATTGGCGTTGCGGCAATTAGGCGCACAAGCAGTAGATTTTTTAGTGCCGAACCGATTTGAAGATGGCTATGGTCTCAGCCCAAGATTGGTCGATCAGGCGATAAGACGTGGTGCGCAGCTTATTATTACCGTGGATAACGGTATCTCTTCTTATGCAGGCGTTGCGCTTGCGCACGAGAACGGAATCCCGGTGCTGATTACCGATCACCACCTACCAGGTGATACTCTACCGGCAGCTGATGCTATCGTGAATCCTAATTTAAGCGGCTGTACTTTCGCCTCAAAAGCGCTGGCAGGTGTCGGTGTAGCGTTCTATCTTATGCTGGCGTTGCGCGCGCGACTCAGTACGCAGGGATGGTTTGAGCAACAGGGAATATCATCCCCAAAACTAGCAGAGTTATTAGACTTAGTCGCTCTAGGCACTGTTGCCGATTTAGTCCCTCTTGATACCAACAATCGTATTTTAGTGTATCAAGGGTTAAACCGTATTCGTGCCGGTAGCTGCCGGCCAGGCATTTGCGCACTGGCGGAGGTAGCAAATCGCGATCGGATCAGTCTATGCACTAGCGATCTCAGTTTCTCGCTTGTACCTAGACTTAATGCCGCTGGCCGGCTAAATGATATGTCGTTAGGTGTAACGCTGCTACTAACTGATAACTTACCACAGGCGCGTATTCTAGCTGCAAAGCTAAATGCGCTCAATCAAATCCGGCGTGAGATCGAACAGGTTATGGAGAGAGAAGCGATGGTGCTATGTCAGGACATGGTACGCATTCAGAGTCCAATGCCGTTTGGTCTGGCGATTTATCATGCTGAATGGCACCAAGGCGTGGTTGGTATCCTAGCATCGCGCATTAAAGAACGTTTCCATCGGCCAGTTATTGCTTTTGCCAAAGCCGGTGATGGTATCCTTAAAGGATCCGGGCGTTCAGTAACTGGGTTACATATCCGTGATTTGCTTGAAAGCTTAGCTAAGCTGCATCCCGGCCTAATTTTGCAGTTTGGTGGCCATGCAATGGCGGCTGGGCTAATGATTGAACAATCAAAATTCGAGCTATTCCGTCAGCATTTCGTTGAATTAATTAATGAATGGCTAGATCCAACGCTGCTAAAAAGCGTAATTTGGTCTGACGGCGAATTGACCAGCCAGGAACTCTCTATCGCTACCGCCAAACTGCTGCAAGCAGGTGGCCCCTGGGGGCAGGGGTTTCCCGATCCACTGTTTGACGGCCGTTTTTACGTTTTATATCAGCGATTAGTGGGGAAAAAGCATCTAAAGTTACGATTAAAACCCTTGACAGGTGGACCAATGCTTGACGGGATTGCTTTTAATATTGATCCCAGCTTGTGGCCAGATCATAACATTCATACCATCGAAGTAGTGTATAGAATTGAAGTAAATAAATTTCGTAGTAACTACAATTTACAGCTTGTAATTCAGCATCTTTGGCCACTGTAG
- the ygfZ gene encoding tRNA-modifying protein YgfZ — translation MPYQVHFQPRLPYSSSNLPLTLISLEAWALVTLSGVDTVKYLQGQLTCDVASLDANSFSFAAHCNAKGKMLSHLCVFYRGEGMAYIERRSVLDSQLAELKKYAVFSKTNIIVDDQAVLLGLAGFQAPAALSSLFYEIPDASSSVVQYQDTTLLYYNLPAPRFLLITTLKKSYFIKQKLEGQAQFNNSRQWLVLDIEAGYPVIDLANSAQLIPQAANVQALDGISFNKGCYAGQEIIARTKYRCANKRQLYWLVGKAGHRPTIGDNLELKMGENWHRTGTILAACQLEDGNFCLQAVLNNNLSPDSVLRVRNDSDDSGALFIQQLPYIINK, via the coding sequence ATGCCATATCAAGTTCATTTCCAGCCCCGTTTGCCGTATTCTTCCAGCAATTTACCACTGACGCTTATTTCACTTGAAGCGTGGGCATTAGTCACTCTTTCTGGCGTGGATACAGTTAAATATCTGCAGGGTCAATTGACCTGCGATGTGGCGTCACTAGACGCGAATAGTTTTAGTTTTGCCGCACATTGTAACGCCAAAGGTAAGATGTTAAGCCACTTGTGTGTCTTTTATAGAGGAGAAGGAATGGCCTATATTGAACGTCGTAGTGTGCTTGATAGCCAGCTTGCCGAATTGAAGAAATATGCTGTCTTTTCTAAAACTAATATTATCGTCGACGATCAAGCAGTTTTACTGGGTTTGGCTGGTTTTCAAGCGCCGGCTGCGTTAAGTAGCCTATTTTATGAAATACCTGATGCTTCAAGTTCTGTAGTTCAATATCAGGATACGACGTTACTATATTATAATCTTCCCGCGCCGCGCTTTTTACTGATAACCACATTGAAAAAAAGTTATTTTATCAAGCAAAAGCTGGAGGGGCAGGCGCAGTTTAATAATAGCAGGCAATGGCTAGTGCTGGATATTGAGGCGGGATATCCGGTCATAGACCTCGCTAATAGCGCGCAGTTGATCCCGCAGGCAGCTAATGTTCAGGCACTGGACGGTATCAGCTTCAACAAAGGATGTTATGCGGGGCAGGAAATTATAGCACGCACCAAGTATCGCTGCGCTAATAAACGCCAACTATATTGGCTTGTAGGTAAAGCAGGGCATCGCCCCACAATAGGCGATAATTTGGAACTAAAAATGGGAGAAAACTGGCACCGCACTGGCACAATACTGGCAGCGTGCCAACTAGAGGATGGTAATTTTTGTCTACAAGCGGTGTTAAATAACAATCTATCGCCTGACAGCGTACTACGTGTGCGTAACGATAGCGACGATAGTGGAGCACTGTTTATCCAGCAGTTACCATATATTATAAATAAATAA
- the zapA gene encoding cell division protein ZapA, with amino-acid sequence MSAQPVDIQIFGRTLRVNCPPEQQAALNQAAEDLNHRLQDLKFRTKVSNTEQLVFIAALNVCHELTQEKLKTRDYAANIEQRVRLLQQTIEQALIEQDRISERQGNQFE; translated from the coding sequence ATGTCTGCACAACCGGTAGATATTCAAATTTTTGGCCGTACACTACGGGTAAATTGCCCACCAGAACAACAGGCAGCATTAAATCAAGCAGCTGAAGATCTTAATCATCGATTGCAAGATCTTAAGTTTCGAACTAAAGTTAGTAACACTGAACAACTTGTTTTCATCGCCGCGCTTAACGTCTGTCACGAATTGACGCAGGAAAAATTAAAAACTCGTGATTATGCTGCTAATATAGAGCAGCGCGTCCGTTTATTGCAGCAAACTATTGAGCAAGCACTTATCGAACAAGACCGCATATCTGAACGTCAGGGAAACCAGTTTGAATAA
- the rpiA gene encoding ribose-5-phosphate isomerase RpiA produces the protein MTQDELKKTVGWAALKYVRYGTIVGVGTGTTTAYFIDALGSVKHQIKGVVSSSEASSAKLKSLGIPLFELNDVDSLDIYVDGADEINGRMQMIKGGGAALTREKIIAAVARKFICIVDASKLVDVLGTFPLPIEVIPMARAWVASELIRLGGMPVYRQGVTTDNGNIIIDAYNLPILDAVAVEEQINNIPGVVTVGLFARHGADMALISSEQGVKIIS, from the coding sequence ATGACACAAGATGAACTAAAAAAAACAGTTGGCTGGGCTGCGCTAAAATATGTCCGTTATGGCACTATCGTAGGGGTGGGAACTGGCACTACTACTGCGTATTTTATTGACGCGCTAGGCTCTGTCAAACATCAAATTAAAGGAGTAGTTTCCAGCTCTGAGGCTTCTTCTGCAAAGCTTAAAAGCTTAGGTATTCCGCTATTCGAGCTTAATGACGTTGATTCACTGGATATTTACGTGGACGGCGCTGATGAGATAAACGGTCGTATGCAGATGATTAAAGGTGGAGGCGCAGCACTGACTCGCGAAAAAATTATTGCCGCCGTTGCTCGTAAATTTATTTGCATTGTCGATGCCAGCAAACTAGTAGATGTTCTGGGTACCTTTCCCCTTCCAATAGAGGTGATTCCCATGGCCAGGGCTTGGGTAGCCAGTGAACTAATACGCTTAGGTGGTATGCCTGTCTACCGTCAGGGGGTTACTACTGACAACGGCAATATCATTATTGATGCGTATAATTTACCAATACTTGATGCGGTAGCGGTTGAAGAACAAATCAACAATATTCCTGGCGTGGTTACCGTCGGACTGTTTGCGCGTCACGGTGCCGATATGGCGCTTATCAGCAGCGAGCAGGGCGTTAAAATTATTAGTTAA
- the fbaA gene encoding class II fructose-bisphosphate aldolase: MYKILDFVKPGVITGDDVQKVFKVAKANNFALPAVNCIGTDSINAVLEAAAKVRAPIIVQFSNGGGAFIAGKGLQARGQTAAVLGAISGAQHVHHMAEHYGIPVMLHTDHCAKKLLPWLDGLLDASEKHYAVTGKPFFSSHMIDLSEESLEENIAISAKYLARMAKLDMTLEIELGCTGGEEDGVENSHLDNSAFYTRPEDVAYAYEQLNSISSNFTIAAAFGNVHGVYKHGNVQLTPKILDNSQKYVSKKFGLPANQLNLVFHGGSGSTPEEIKEAVSYGVVKMNIDTDTQWATWEGILHFYQKNKFYLQSQLGNHEGTDKPNKKFYDPRVWIRASQTSMVARLELAFKELNAIDVL; encoded by the coding sequence ATGTATAAGATCTTGGACTTTGTTAAACCAGGTGTCATCACCGGTGATGATGTGCAAAAAGTATTCAAAGTCGCGAAAGCAAATAACTTTGCTCTGCCTGCTGTTAATTGTATAGGGACTGATTCTATTAATGCCGTGCTAGAAGCTGCTGCTAAAGTACGAGCACCAATTATCGTGCAATTCTCCAATGGAGGTGGAGCCTTCATTGCGGGTAAAGGGTTACAAGCTAGAGGACAGACCGCTGCTGTTCTAGGCGCTATTTCTGGCGCCCAGCATGTACATCATATGGCGGAACATTATGGTATACCAGTAATGTTGCACACCGACCATTGTGCTAAAAAATTATTACCGTGGCTAGATGGTCTGCTTGATGCTAGTGAAAAGCATTACGCTGTCACTGGCAAGCCTTTTTTTTCCTCCCATATGATTGATCTATCTGAAGAGTCGCTAGAGGAAAATATTGCAATCAGCGCTAAATATCTCGCGCGCATGGCCAAGTTAGACATGACACTTGAGATTGAGCTGGGCTGCACCGGCGGCGAAGAAGACGGCGTAGAGAATAGTCATTTAGATAATTCTGCGTTTTATACACGTCCTGAAGATGTCGCTTATGCTTATGAACAACTGAACTCCATTAGCTCAAATTTCACCATTGCTGCCGCTTTCGGTAACGTACACGGCGTATACAAACATGGTAATGTGCAATTAACACCAAAGATTCTTGATAACTCCCAGAAATACGTTTCGAAAAAATTTGGACTTCCAGCAAATCAACTAAATCTGGTATTCCACGGTGGCTCTGGTTCTACGCCAGAAGAAATTAAGGAAGCTGTAAGTTACGGTGTGGTAAAAATGAATATTGATACAGATACCCAATGGGCTACTTGGGAAGGTATTTTGCATTTTTATCAGAAAAATAAATTTTATTTACAGTCCCAATTGGGCAACCATGAAGGCACTGATAAGCCTAATAAAAAGTTTTACGATCCGAGAGTTTGGATAAGAGCTAGCCAGACTTCGATGGTAGCCCGTTTAGAATTAGCTTTCAAAGAACTGAACGCGATCGACGTACTGTAG
- a CDS encoding phosphoglycerate kinase yields the protein MAFIKMTDLDLVGKRVLIRSDLNVPVKDGKVTFDSRLRASLPTIASALKQGALVMVTSHLGRPTEGKYNAEFSLQPIVDYLQEKLSVSVRLVKDYLNGVVDISKGELVVLENVRLNKGEKKNDDDLAKKYAALCDVFVMDAFGTAHRAQTSTYGVVKLATIACAGPLLSNELEALSKALDNPARPMVAIVGGSKVSTKLKVLHYLAKISDQLIVGGGIANTFVAAQGHNIGKSLHEADLIPEAKRLMANSDILVPTDVRVATEFSETATAILKSASKIQDNESILDLGDASAARIAEILKKAKTILWNGPIGVFEFKEFSKGTEIVARAIAESDAFSIAGGGDTLAVIDMFGIADQISYISTGGGAFLEFISGKRLPAVVILEERAKQ from the coding sequence ATGGCTTTCATTAAAATGACTGATTTGGATTTAGTAGGTAAGCGTGTATTGATCCGTTCTGATTTAAATGTGCCGGTGAAAGACGGAAAAGTAACTTTTGACTCGCGTCTTCGTGCTTCCTTACCAACTATCGCATCCGCATTGAAACAGGGAGCACTTGTTATGGTAACATCTCATCTAGGCCGCCCGACGGAAGGAAAATATAACGCTGAGTTCTCGTTGCAACCGATAGTCGATTATTTACAGGAAAAACTTTCTGTTTCTGTTCGTCTGGTAAAAGATTATCTCAATGGCGTAGTAGATATCTCCAAAGGAGAATTAGTTGTTCTGGAAAACGTTCGACTTAACAAGGGTGAAAAGAAAAACGATGACGATCTTGCCAAAAAATACGCTGCGCTTTGTGATGTTTTTGTCATGGACGCTTTTGGCACAGCTCATCGCGCCCAGACGTCTACTTATGGTGTAGTAAAATTAGCTACCATTGCATGCGCTGGTCCGTTGCTGTCCAATGAATTAGAGGCATTGAGTAAGGCCCTTGATAACCCTGCCCGTCCGATGGTGGCTATTGTCGGCGGATCTAAGGTTTCCACGAAGCTAAAGGTATTACATTATCTAGCAAAAATCTCTGACCAATTAATCGTTGGCGGTGGTATCGCGAATACCTTCGTTGCGGCACAGGGCCACAATATCGGTAAATCGCTGCATGAAGCTGATCTCATTCCGGAAGCTAAACGTCTGATGGCAAACAGCGATATTCTGGTGCCAACCGATGTGCGAGTAGCCACAGAATTTTCTGAAACAGCGACGGCGATACTGAAGTCCGCTAGCAAAATTCAGGATAACGAATCTATTCTAGATTTAGGCGATGCCTCGGCCGCACGTATTGCTGAAATTTTGAAAAAAGCCAAAACCATTTTGTGGAATGGCCCGATTGGAGTTTTTGAATTTAAGGAATTTAGTAAAGGCACCGAGATAGTAGCACGCGCCATTGCTGAGAGTGACGCGTTTTCTATCGCAGGCGGTGGCGATACGCTGGCGGTAATCGATATGTTTGGTATTGCCGATCAAATATCTTATATTTCTACAGGAGGTGGCGCTTTCTTGGAATTTATCTCAGGTAAGAGACTCCCTGCAGTTGTAATACTAGAAGAACGCGCTAAACAGTAA
- the folD gene encoding bifunctional methylenetetrahydrofolate dehydrogenase/methenyltetrahydrofolate cyclohydrolase FolD has product MVKIIDGKAIAQQVTNEVAIKVRERLTIGKRAPGLAVVLVGSDPASKIYVASKRKACKDIGFIFLFYNFPVTVTESELLTLIDQLNDDSHVDGILVQLPLPADIDNLNILERISPDKDVDGFHPYNIGRLCQRAPLLRPCTPRGIVTLLERYRINTFGLNAVVVGASNIVGRPMSLELLLAGCTVTITHRFTRDLQQHIKNADLLVVAVGKAGFIPGKWLKYGAVVIDVGINRLANGKIVGDVDYTAAIERAAYITPVPGGVGPMTVAMLMQNTLHACEKYHDTTAL; this is encoded by the coding sequence ATGGTAAAAATTATTGATGGTAAAGCAATTGCTCAACAAGTAACAAATGAAGTTGCAATAAAAGTAAGGGAGAGACTGACCATAGGCAAACGTGCTCCTGGTTTAGCGGTAGTATTGGTAGGCAGCGATCCAGCCTCAAAAATATATGTTGCTAGCAAACGTAAAGCTTGTAAAGATATTGGCTTCATTTTCCTCTTCTATAATTTTCCTGTGACGGTGACCGAGTCAGAATTGCTGACTCTCATTGATCAGTTAAATGACGATAGCCATGTAGACGGTATTTTAGTGCAGTTACCACTACCAGCAGATATTGATAATCTCAACATACTCGAACGTATTTCACCAGATAAAGATGTAGACGGTTTTCATCCGTATAATATTGGTCGTCTATGTCAGCGCGCGCCGTTACTACGCCCCTGTACCCCGCGCGGTATCGTGACATTACTTGAGCGTTACCGTATTAATACTTTTGGATTGAATGCTGTTGTAGTTGGTGCCTCCAATATTGTTGGTAGACCCATGAGTCTAGAGTTATTACTAGCCGGTTGTACCGTGACTATAACCCACCGTTTTACGCGAGATTTGCAGCAGCATATTAAAAATGCTGATCTACTAGTAGTTGCGGTAGGCAAAGCGGGCTTTATTCCCGGCAAGTGGCTCAAATACGGTGCGGTGGTAATTGATGTGGGGATTAATCGACTAGCTAATGGTAAAATAGTTGGCGATGTCGATTATACTGCAGCTATTGAACGAGCAGCCTACATTACTCCAGTTCCAGGCGGTGTTGGTCCTATGACAGTAGCTATGCTAATGCAAAATACCTTGCATGCATGCGAAAAATATCACGATACAACGGCGTTATAA
- the cysS gene encoding cysteine--tRNA ligase, which produces MLKIYNTLTRQKEEFKPINSGKVGMYVCGITVYDLCHIGHGRTFVAFDVITRYLRYRGYEVNYVRNITDIEDKIICRADKKGESFQHLTERMIVEMHIDFDRLNILPPDHEPRATQFIDAIIELVGQLLEKEHAYLAANGDVMFAVDSDSNYGLLSRQDLKKLQAGARVEVNELKRNPIDFVLWKMSKPGEPSWPSPWGYGRPGWHIECSAMNSRQLGHHFDIHGGGSDLIFPHHENEIAQSTCANHGPYVNVWMHSSMVIVNRVKMSKSLGNFFNLRDVLTYYDAETVRYFLISCHYRSQLNYSENKLKQSQAALERLYIAIRDTDATVSPAGGEPFITQFIAAMDDDFNTPEAYSVLFDLSHEVNRLKSKNPAAAQGMAATLRQLASVLGLLEQDPVAYLQKWAGNDTGEEIKIQALIQQRDEARKVSQWALADEARNKLIAMGIVLEDGPQGTTWRRC; this is translated from the coding sequence ATGCTTAAGATTTATAATACCTTGACACGTCAAAAAGAGGAATTTAAACCTATCAATTCCGGTAAAGTTGGCATGTATGTATGCGGCATCACCGTTTATGATCTTTGCCATATTGGCCATGGGAGAACCTTCGTTGCCTTTGATGTTATAACGCGTTATCTACGCTACCGTGGCTATGAAGTAAATTACGTACGCAATATAACTGATATTGAAGATAAGATTATTTGTCGTGCAGATAAAAAAGGTGAATCATTCCAGCACTTGACCGAGCGCATGATTGTTGAGATGCATATCGATTTCGATAGGCTAAATATTTTGCCTCCCGATCATGAACCGCGCGCTACACAATTTATTGATGCAATTATCGAATTAGTGGGGCAGCTTCTCGAGAAAGAACATGCTTATTTGGCCGCTAACGGCGACGTGATGTTTGCGGTAGATAGTGATAGCAATTACGGACTCTTGTCCCGCCAGGACCTAAAAAAACTACAAGCCGGTGCGCGAGTCGAAGTGAACGAGTTAAAACGTAACCCGATAGATTTTGTGTTATGGAAGATGTCCAAGCCAGGCGAACCGAGCTGGCCATCACCGTGGGGGTACGGTCGTCCTGGCTGGCACATCGAGTGTTCGGCAATGAACAGTAGGCAGCTTGGACATCATTTTGATATTCATGGCGGTGGTTCTGATTTGATATTCCCGCATCATGAAAATGAAATTGCGCAGTCTACCTGTGCTAACCATGGCCCGTACGTTAATGTATGGATGCACTCCAGTATGGTAATCGTAAATCGTGTAAAAATGTCTAAATCTCTAGGTAATTTCTTTAATTTGCGCGATGTACTAACTTATTATGATGCTGAAACAGTACGTTATTTTCTTATCTCTTGCCATTATCGCAGCCAGCTTAACTACAGTGAAAATAAGCTAAAACAGTCGCAAGCGGCGCTTGAGCGGCTTTATATCGCTATACGCGATACCGATGCAACGGTCAGTCCTGCCGGCGGAGAACCATTCATCACACAGTTCATCGCTGCAATGGATGATGACTTTAACACTCCTGAAGCCTATTCAGTACTGTTCGATCTTTCCCACGAAGTCAATCGTTTAAAGAGCAAAAATCCTGCAGCGGCGCAGGGAATGGCGGCCACTTTACGTCAATTGGCTAGTGTTTTAGGTCTACTGGAACAGGATCCTGTTGCTTACCTACAGAAATGGGCAGGAAATGATACTGGTGAAGAAATTAAAATACAAGCATTGATTCAGCAGCGAGACGAAGCACGTAAAGTTAGCCAATGGGCTCTAGCTGACGAAGCTAGAAATAAACTAATCGCGATGGGAATCGTATTAGAGGACGGCCCACAGGGTACCACCTGGCGCCGTTGCTAA
- a CDS encoding UDP-2,3-diacylglucosamine diphosphatase: MSLLFVADIHLCQQESAITTGFIHFLHTRALKADALYILGDLFEVWIGDDDPNPLYQDIALALKVLNQRGIPCYFINGNRDFLLSSRYATACAMTLLPEQQVLQLDRQRVVILHGDVLCTDDKAYQSFRRMVHQRWLKQLFLYLPLSLRLLIADRIRANSQRANVGKTDNIMDVNQQAVMAVMTYTGASVMIHGHTHQPAIHTMDMDNCHYRAVLGSWHQQGSAIKIDAAGVTLVEFPFCS, translated from the coding sequence ATGTCCTTGCTGTTTGTCGCTGATATTCACCTTTGCCAGCAAGAATCAGCGATTACCACCGGTTTTATACATTTTTTACATACGCGCGCGCTCAAAGCGGACGCGCTATATATTCTTGGTGACCTATTTGAGGTATGGATAGGCGATGACGATCCTAACCCACTGTATCAGGACATCGCATTAGCACTAAAAGTACTAAATCAACGTGGGATACCCTGCTATTTTATTAACGGTAATCGAGATTTTTTACTTAGTAGTCGCTATGCGACTGCCTGCGCTATGACTTTGTTGCCAGAGCAACAAGTCCTTCAGCTCGATAGGCAGCGAGTAGTAATACTACACGGAGATGTCTTGTGCACCGACGATAAAGCTTACCAGAGCTTTCGACGCATGGTGCACCAGCGCTGGCTAAAGCAGCTATTTTTATACTTGCCGCTGAGTCTAAGGCTGCTGATCGCCGACAGAATACGTGCCAATAGCCAGCGTGCTAACGTGGGCAAAACCGACAATATTATGGACGTAAATCAGCAGGCGGTGATGGCTGTCATGACGTATACTGGCGCGTCTGTCATGATCCATGGTCATACCCATCAGCCGGCGATCCATACTATGGATATGGATAATTGCCACTATCGTGCGGTACTTGGCTCCTGGCACCAGCAAGGTTCAGCTATAAAAATAGATGCTGCGGGGGTCACGCTAGTCGAGTTTCCATTTTGTAGTTGA